In one window of Arachis ipaensis cultivar K30076 chromosome B06, Araip1.1, whole genome shotgun sequence DNA:
- the LOC107646418 gene encoding protein ILITYHIA, translating to MAESLQSLVSLSELVSTSSTNQRLRIFRREIPAFLSSSTPDMPAEVASLLTDVVFRTVSIYDDLRSRKAVDEVIVKALSETVFMKTFAAALVQSMEKQLKAQSHVGSYRLLSWSCLLLSKSQFASVSKNALCRVAAAQASLLSIVSPRSFRERRACRKKFFHLFSKSPGIYKVYIEEIKNGRIPYKDSPELLLLLLEFSSRTPTLFGELKLAFLDIYVNAILTAKDKPSRSLIEAFHPLYLQMSHQDFQSTVIPSAVKMLKRNPEIVLESIGILLESVSLDLSKYADEILSVVLAQARHADEGRRGGALTIVRSLSQKTSNPDALETMFNAVKAIIKGSEGRLALPYQRVGMVNAIQELSNAPDGKYLINLARMICDFLLSYYKEDGNEEVKIVILSAIASWAVRSTDIIEDNLISFLVSGFKEKETLRRGFLRSLHAISKNADAVLKMSPLLGPLVQLVKTGFTKAVQRLDGIYALLLVGKIAAVDIKAEETLAKEKIWSLVSQSEPSVMPISMASKLSIEDSMACVDLLEVLLLEHLQRTSSNFSVRLLLQLMIFFMCHPSWDIRRMTYNVAKRIITSAPHLSEDIFFEFSKYLSLVGEKLMASKMSDIDVSLDPQIPCIPSVEILVKALLTMSPAALKHSPDSFVKIIFCSHHPCVVGSAKRDAVWKRLFRCLQSHDFDVIGVLSANAVNLIQVLLGPMGLKSVNPLEQEAAISSLCTLMSIVPADAYTEFENHLLNLPERFSHDTLSENDIQIFRTPEGMLSTEQGVYVAESVASKNTRQAKGRFRMYDDEDGLDNSRSNHLPKRDPPSRDIASESKAFADLFCYLDKGKTAKEEARELQLKEEASIRDRVHEIQDHLSLMLRALGDMAIANTVFAHSRLPSMVKFVEPLLRSPIVSDEAFETMVKLSRCTAPPLCDWALDISTALRLIVIDEVHVLLDRVPSDAEEEVHERPSLGLFDRILDGLSTSCKSGALPVDSFSFVFPIMERILLCSKKTKFHDDVLRILYLHLDPHLPLPRIRMLSVLYHVLGVVPAYQASIAPALNELSLGLQPDDVASALYGVYAKDVHVRMACLNAVKCIPAVANRSLPESVEVATSIWIALHDSEKSVAEVAEEIWDHYGFDFGTDFSRLFKALSHVNYNVRLAAAEALAAALDEYPDSIQESLSTLFSLYISDMGVGHDNIDAGWLGRQGVALALHSAADVLRTKDLPVVMTFLISRALADPNADVRGRMINAGILIIDKHGKDNVSLLFPIFENYLNKTAPDEEKYDLVREGVVIFTGALAKHLAKDDPKVHAVVEKLLDVLNTPSEAVQRAVSSCLSPLMKSKQDDAAALITRLLDQMMKSDKYGERRGAAFGLAGVVKGFGLPCLKTYRVVIKLQEGLTERNSAKSREGALLGFECLCETLGRLFEPYVIQMLPLLLVSFSDQVVAVRDAAECAARAMMSQLSAQGVKLVLPSLLKGLEDKAWRTKQSSVQLLGAMAYCAPRQLSQCLPKIVPKLTEVLTDTHPKVQSAGQMALQQVGSVIKNPEISALVPTLLKGLSDPNEHTKYSLDILLQTTFVNSIDAPSLALLVPIVHRGLRERSADTKKRAAQIVGNMCSLVTEPKDMIPYIGLLLPEVKKVLVDPIPEVRSVAARAIGSLIGGMGEENFPDLVPWLFETLKSDNSNVERSGAAQGLSEVLAALGIQYFEHVLPDIIRNCSHQKASVRDGYLTLFKYLPRSLGVQFQNYLPQVLPAILDGLADENESVRDAALGAGHVLVEHYAASSLPLLLPAVEDGIFNDNWRIRQSSVELLGDLLFKVAGTSGKALLEGGSDDEGSSTEAHGRAIIEVLGLDKRNEVLAALYMVRADVSLSVRQAALHVWKTIVANTPKTLREIMPILMDTLISSLASSSSERRQVAGRSLGELVRKLGERVLPLIIPILSQGLSDPDSSRRQGVCVGLSEVMASAGKSQLLSFMNDLIPTIRNALCDSVPEVRESAGLAFSTLYKSAGMQAIDEIVPTLLHALEDDETSDTALDGLKQILSVRTSAVLPHILPKLVHLPLSAFHAHALGALAEVAGSGLNFHLGTVLPPLLSAMGDEDKEVQASAKEAAETVVLVIDEEGVESLISELVKGVNDSQAAVRRSSAYLIGYLFKNSKLYLDDEAPNMISTLIILLSDPDSSTVTVAWEALSRVIASVPKEVLPSYIKLVRDAVSTSRDKERRKKKGGPILIPGFCLPKALQPILPIFLQGLISGSAELREQAALGLGELIEVTSEQSLKDFVIPITGPLIRIIGDRFPWQVKSAILSTLTIMIRKGGISLKPFLPQLQTTFVKCLQDSTRTVRSSAALALGKLSGLSTRVDPLVGDLLSNLQGSDGGVREAILSALKGVLKHAGKNVSSAVRNRVYTVLKDLIHHDDDKVRAYAANILGVLTQYLEDVQLTELVQELASLANSPSWAPRHGSLLTISSLFQHSPSAICSSPLFPAIVDRLRDSLKDEKFPLRETSTKALGRLLLYKAQMDPSDTLLYKDVLSMLASSTHDDSSEVRRRALSAIKAVAKANPSAILSHGSIIGPALADSLKDANTPVRLAAERCILHAFQLTKGPENVQAVQKFITGLDARRLSKLPEYSDDSGDSDEDTSSS from the exons ATGGCGGAATCGCTGCAATCTCTTGTGTCACTATCCGAATTGGTTTCAACTTCCTCAACTAACCAGCGCCTTCGGATATTCCGTCGCGAAATCCCCGCCTTCTTGAGTAGTTCTACTCCAG ATATGCCAGCAGAGGTTGCGTCATTGTTGACGGATGTAGTATTCAGAACGGTTTCAATCTACGATGATCTCAGATCGAGGAAAGCCGTTGATGAAGTCATTGTGAAGGCTTTGAGTGAAACGGTTTTCATGAAGACTTTTGCGGCGGCGCTTGTTCAGAGCATGGAGAAGCAGCTCAAGGCCCAATCGCATGTCGGAAGCTACAGGCTTCTCAGCTGGTCGTGCTTACTATTGAGCAAGAGCCAGTTCGCTTCTGTTTCCAAGAATGCTTTGTGTAGAGTGGCCGCGGCGCAAGCGTCTTTGCTTAGTATTGTTTCTCCAAGATCCTTTCGCGAGCGCAGGGCTTGCAGGAAGAAGTTTTTCCATTTGTTTTCCAAG TCACCAGGTATTTATAAAGTCTACATTGAGGAAATCAAGAATGGGCGAATACCATACAAGGATAGTCctgaattattattgttgttattggagTTCTCAAGTCGTACTCCTACTTTATTTGGAGAACTTAAG CTGGCTTTTCTTGATATATATGTCAATGCAATACTGACCGCCAAAGATAAGCCCAGTAGGAGTCTCATAGAAGCATTTCATCCTCTTTATTTGCAAATGTCACATCAAGATTTTCAGAGTACTGTGATACCCTCTGCTGTGAAAATGCTAAAACGAAACCCAGAGATTGTCTTGGAGTCTATTGGAATTCTTTTGGAGTCTGTTAGCCTTGATTTGAGCAAGTATGCCGATGAAATTCTTTCAGTAGTACTAGCACAGGCTCGACATGCTGATGAAGGGAGAAGGGGTGGTGCATTAACCATAGTCAGGAGTCTGAGCCAAAAAACTAGCAACCCAGATGCATTAGAGACCATGTTCAATGCTGTAAAAGCCATTATTAAAG GTTCAGAAGGAAGGCTGGCTCTGCCATACCAGAGAGTAGGGATGGTAAATGCAATACAGGAATTATCTAATGCTCCAGATGGGAAATATCTCATCAATTTGGCGCGCATGATATGTGATTTTCTTTTATCATACTACAAGGAGGATG GaaatgaagaggttaaaattgtGATTTTGTCAGCTATAGCTTCTTGGGCAGTTAGATCTACTGATATCATTGAAGataatttaatttcctttttgGTTTCTGGATTCAAAGAGAAGGAAACTTTAAGAAGGGGTTTCCTACGCAGTCTACATGCAATATCCAAAAACGCAGATGCTGTCTTAAAG ATGTCACCTTTGCTTGGTCCTCTTGTCCAACTTGTGAAAACTGGATTTACCAAGGCAGTGCAACGTTTAGATGGcatatatgcattgttattagTTGGGAAGATAGCTGCTGTTGATATTAAAGCTG AGGAAACGTTGGCAAAGGAAAAGATATGGTCTTTGGTGTCACAAAGTGAACCTTCAGTTATGCCAATTTCGATG GCATCAAAGCTTTCAATCGAAGATAGCATGGCATGTGTTGATCTTCTTGAAGTGCTTCTCCTTGAGCATTTACAGCG AACTTCATCCAACTTCTCAGTGAGATTGCTGTTGCAG CTGATGATATTTTTTATGTGCCATCCAAGTTGGGATATTCGAAGAATGACATATAATGTTGCAAAGAGGATTATTACTTCTGCTCCGCATTTATCTGAAgatattttctttgaattttcaaAATACCTCTCTTTGGTTGGAGAGAAGCTTATGGCTTCAAAAATGAG TGACATTGATGTTTCCTTGGACCCTCAAATTCCATGCATTCCATCTGTTGAGATTTTGGTAAAGGCTTTGCTGACTATGTCACCAGCAGCTCTAAAACACTCTCCAGATTCATTTGTCAAAATAATATTTTGCTCGCATCACCCGTGTGTGGTTGGTAGTGCAAAAAGAGATGCAGTGTGGAAG AGGCTCTTTAGGTGTTTGCAATCACACGATTTTGATGTTATTGGTGTCCTTTCTGCTAACGCAGTGAATCTCATACAG GTCTTACTGGGACCCATGGGTTTGAAGAGTGTTAATCCACTTGAACAAGAAGCAGCAATATCATCTCTGTGCACTTTGATGTCCATAGTTCCTGCAGATGCATATACTGAGTTTGAAAAT CATTTGCTAAATCTTCCTGAACGTTTTTCACATGATACACTTTCTGAGAATGACATTCAG ATTTTTCGTACTCCTGAAGGAATGCTTTCCACTGAGCAAGGAGTTTATGTTGCTGAATCTGTTGCTAGTAAGAACACAAGACAAGCAAAGGGTCGCTTCCGTATGTATGATGATGAAGATGGCCTG GATAATTCCCGTTCGAATCATTTGCCAAAGAGAGATCCACCTAGCCGAGATATAGCTTCCGAGTCTAAAGCTTTTGCTGATT TGTTTTGTTATTTAGACAAAGGGAAGACTGCAAAGGAGGAGGCAAGAGAATTACAGCTTAAGGAGGAGGCTTCGATACGTGATAGAGTCCATGAAATACAAGACCATctgtcattgatgctcagagctctTGGAGATATGGCGATTGCTAATACAGTTTTTGCCCATAGTAGACTGCCTTCAATG GTCAAGTTTGTTGAACCTTTATTACGGTCACCTATTGTAAGTGATGAAGCCTTTGAAACCATGGTGAAATTATCAAGATGCACTGCTCCTCCTCTATGTGATTGGGCACTTGATATTTCTACTGCATTGCGTCTTATTGTGATTGATGAAGTTCATGTTCTGTTGGATCGGGTTCCAtctgatgctgaagaggaagtgCATGAGAGGCCGTCCCTTGGCCTTTTTGATCGAATCTTAGATGGCCTATCCACATCTTGTAAATCAGGAGCACTTCCTGTTGATTCTTTTTCATTTGTGTTCCCT ATAATGGAGAGAATTCTGCTATGCTCAAAGAAAACAAAATTTCATGATGACGTACTTCGGATACTTTATTTGCACCTGGATCCCCATCTACCTCTTCCTAGGATTCGAATGTTATCG GTACTTTATCATGTCCTTGGTGTTGTTCCGGCCTATCAAGCATCAATAGCTCCTGCACTAAATGAATTGAGTCTTGGTTTGCAACCTGATGATGTTGCCTCT GCCCTTTATGGAGTTTATGCGAAAGATGTTCATGTTAGAATGGCATGTTTAAATGCGGTAAAATGTATCCCCGCCGTTGCCAATCGTTCCCTCCCTGAGAGCGTTGAGGTTGCAACAAGTATATGGATAGCATTACATGACTCGGAGAAG TCAGTTGCTGAAGTGGCAGAGGAAATATGGGATCATTATGGGTTTGACTTTGGAACTGACTTTTCCAGACTTTTCAAAGCACTTTCTCATGTTAACTACAATGTGCGCTTGGCAGCTGCTGAGGCATTAGCTGCTGCTCTGGATGAGTACCCAGATTCTATACAA GAGTCCCTTTCCACTTTATTTTCATTGTACATTTCTGACATGGGTGTTGGACATGACAACATTGATGCTGGTTGGCTGGGTAGGCAAGGTGTAGCATTGGCGTTACATTCTGCAGCTGATGTTTTGAGAACCAAAGACTTGCCTGTTGTTATGACATTTCTAATATCGAGAGCACTG GCTGATCCAAATGCTGATGTCAGAGGTAGAATGATTAATGCTGGCATCTTGATTATTGATAAACATGGGAAAGATAACGTATCATTGTTATTCCCCATCTTTGAGAACTACTTAAACAAAACT GCACCAGATGAAGAAAAATATGACTTAGTTAGGGAGGGTGTGGTTATTTTTACTGGAGCATTAGCAAAACACTTGGCAAAG GATGATCCGAAGGTTCATGCTGTTGTGGAAAAACTGTTGGATGTTCTGAACACTCCATCCGAAGCTGTTCAACGGGCTGTTTCCTCTTGTTTGTCTCCACTGATGAAATCAAAACAA GATGATGCTGCTGCTCTTATTACTCGGCTGCTGGATCAGATGATGAAAAGTGATAAATATGGAGAACGCCGTGGGGCTGCTTTTGGGCTTGCAGGAGTTGTCAAGGGATTTGGCCTTCCTTGCTTGAAAACTTATAGGGTTGTCATTAAGCTTCAAGAGGGTCTGACTGAAAG GAACTCTGCAAAATCTCGTGAAGGAGCTTTACTCGGATTTGAATGCCTTTGTGAAACACTTGGAAGACTATTTGAACC GTATGTGATTCAGATGTTACCATTGCTCTTGGTTTCATTCTCTGATCAAGTTGTTGCAGTTCGTGACGCAGCTGAATGCGCTGCTCGTGCAATGATGTCACAGCTTAGTGCCCAAGGAGTGAAGCTTGTCCTTCCGTCTCTTTTGAAG GGTCTTGAAGATAAAGCTTGGAGGACAAAACAAAGTAGTGTGCAACTTCTGGGTGCTATGGCTTATTGTGCTCCTCGACAGTTGTCTCAGTGCCTCCCTAAGATTGTGCCCAAATTGACTGAG GTTTTAACTGATACCCATCCTAAAGTCCAGTCAGCTGGGCAAATGGCCCTTCAACAG gtTGGGAGCGTGATAAAGAATCCTGAAATATCTGCTCTGGTCCCTACTTTACTCAAGGGACTCAGTGATCCTAATGAGCATACAAAATATTCCCTTGATATTCTTCTTCAA ACGACCTTCGTCAATTCCATTGATGCCCCCTCACTTGCATTATTGGTGCCAATAGTACATAGAGGACTTCGGGAAAGGAGTGCTGACACTAAGAAGAGGGCAGCACAAATAGTTGGAAACATGTGTTCCTTGGTTACAGAACCAAAGGATATGATTCCATATATAGGATTGTTGCTTCCTGAAGTAAAGAAG GTTCTTGTGGATCCTATCCCTGAAGTTCGATCAGTTGCTGCAAGAGCCATTGGATCCCTTATAGGAGGAATGGGCGAAGAAAATTTCCCTGATCTTGTCCCATGGTTGTTTGAAACACTAAAATCTGATAACAGTAATGTTGAGCGATCTGGAGCAGCTCAAGGGTTGAGTGAG GTCTTAGCTGCACTTGGCATCCAGTACTTTGAGCATGTACTTCCTGATATTATTCGAAATTGCTCCCACCAAAAAGCATCAGTACGAGATGGATATTTGACATTGTTCAAG TACTTGCCACGGTCATTAGGAGTCCAGTTCCAGAATTATCTTCCACAGGTGCTGCCTGCTATCCTAGACG GTCTTGCTGATGAGAATGAATCTGTACGTGATGCTGCACTAGGCGCTGGCCATGTCCTTGTTGAGCATTATGCTGCATC aTCTCTACCTCTTCTCCTTCCAGCAGTAGAGGATGGAATTTTTAATGATAATTGGCGGATTCGACAGAGCTCAGTTGAGCTGCTGGGTGATCTATTATTCAAG GTTGCTGGAACATCTGGTAAAGCTCTGCTTGAGGGGGGCAGTGATGATGAAGGTTCTAGTACTGAGGCTCATGGACGTGCTATTATTGAGGTTCTGGGGCTTGATAAGCGTAACGAAGTACTTGCTGCATTATATATGGTTCGAGCTGATGTTAGTCTGTCAGTACGTCAG GCTGCTTTGCACGTGTGGAAGACTATTGTAGCAAATACTCCTAAGACTCTTAGGGAAATTATGCCTATTCTGATGGATACTTTAATTTCATCCCTTGCATCGTCATCCTCTGAAAGACGGCAG GTTGCCGGACGATCATTGGGTGAGCTAGTCAGGAAACTTGGTGAACGTGTGCTCCCCTTGATAATCCCAATCTTATCCCAGGGCCTGAGTGACCCTGACAGCAGCAGAAGACAG GGTGTATGTGTTGGTCTGAGTGAAGTTATGGCAAGCGCGGGCAAGAGTCAGTtgttgagtttcatgaatgatcTCATTCCCACTATTCGGAATGCGCTTTGTGATAG TGTGCCTGAGGTTCGTGAATCAGCTGGCTTGGCATTCAGCACTCTCTATAAG AGTGCTGGAATGCAAGCTATTGATGAAATTGTTCCCACTCTTCTACATGCACTGGAGGACGATGAAACTTCCGATACTGCACTTGATGGCCTTAAACAAATTCTAAG tGTCAGAACAAGTGCAGTATTGCCACACATCTTGCCTAAACTGGTTCATCTTCCATTGTC TGCCTTCCATGCACATGCATTAGGGGCTTTAGCAGAGGTTGCTGGTTCTGGCCTTAACTTTCATCTTGGTACTGTGCTTCCTCCTTTGTTATCAGCAATGGGTGATGAAGACAAG GAGGTTCAAGCTTCAGCTAAGGAGGCAGCTGAAACAGTGGTTCTGGTCATTGATGAGGAAGGTGTGGAGTCACTCATATCAGAGCTTGTGAAAGGTGTTAATGACAGTCag GCTGCTGTCAGAAGATCATCTGCATATCTTATAGGATATTTATTCAAAAACAGCAAGTTATATCTGGATGATGAAGCTCCAAACATGATATCTACCCTAATCATTTTACTGAGCGATCCTGATTCATCTACAGTTACT GTTGCTTGGGAAGCTTTGTCACGGGTTATTGCTTCCGTACCCAAGGAGGTACTTCCTTCATACATAAAACTAGTTCGTGATGCAGTATCAACATCCCGAGATAAGGAGCGCAGAAAGAAGAAG GGTGGACCAATTCTCATACCTGGATTTTGTCTTCCTAAAGCACTTCAGCCTATATTGCCAATTTTTCTCCAA GGTCTCATAAGCGGTTCTGCTGAACTGAGGGAGCAAGCAGCATTGGGTCTTGGTGAACTGATAGAGGTTACCAGCGAACAATCACTCAAAGACTTTGTCATCCCAATAACAGG GCCTCTTATCCGCATAATAGGTGATCGGTTCCCATGGCAGGTGAAGAGTGCTATTTTGTCTACTCTAACCATCATGATAAGGAAGGGTGGCATCTCCCTGAAGCCTTTTCTTCCTCAGTTGCAAACGACATTTGTCAAATGTCTACAGGACAGTACAAG AACTGTTCGTTCTAGTGCTGCCTTAGCACTTGGGAAACTTAGTGGCCTCAGTACCAGGGTTGATCCTTTAGTTGGCGATTTGTTATCCAATCTGCAG GGATCAGATGGTGGTGTTCGTGAAGCTATTCTGAGTGCTTTGAAAGGTGTCTTGAAGCATGCTGGTAAGAACGTGAGTTCTGCTGTCAGGAATCGTGTTTACACTGTTCTGAAGGATTTAATACATCATGATGATGACAAAGTTCGAGCATATGCTGCAAACATTTTGGGTGTCTTGACACAG TACCTTGAAGATGTTCAGCTGACTGAGTTGGTTCAGGAACTTGCCAGTCTAGCTAATTCGCCAAGCTGGGCTCCTCGACATGGCTCTTTGCTCACAATCTCTTCCTTGTTCCAACACAGTCCATCTGCAATTTGTTCATCACCCTTGTTCCCAGCTATTGTAGATCGTCTTCGAGACTCATTGAAGGATGAGAAG TTCCCTCTCCGGGAAACTTCAACCAAGGCATTGGGGAGGCTGCTTCTTTATAAAGCACAGATGGATCCTTCTGACACACTATTGTACAAAGATGTTCTTTCAATGCTTGCTTCGTCTACACATGATGACTCTAGTGAAGTTAGAAGAAGAGCCTTGTCTGCTATAAAGGCTGTTGCCAAA GCGAATCCTTCAGCCATTTTGTCACACGGATCCATCATTGGTCCTGCCCTAGCGGACAGTTTAAAGGATGCAAATACTCCTGTGAGACTCGCCGCCGAACGATGCATTCTACATGCTTTTCAACTGACAAAGG GTCCAGAAAATGTCCAAGCAGTACAGAAGTTTATCACTGGCTTGGATGCTAGACGATTATCAAAGCTTCCTGAATATAG TGATGATAGTGGAGACAGTGATGAAGACACGTCAAGTTCCTGA